The Dyadobacter sandarakinus DNA window TTGAATCGGTTTTCCTGCGAAGAAGAATGTTTGGTTTCCCGCCAGGTTCACCGCCACTTTGGGAGGCTCGTTGCCTGCTATGATTTTCAGCGATTCCATATTGCTTGCACCTTTGGTATCGGTGACGGTCAGCGTGGCGGTGTAAACGCCTGTTTTATTAAAATTTACTACGGGATTGGCCGTGGTAAATGTCTGTGCTGCGGTGCCCGGACTTGTAATTTTCCAACTGTACTTCAAAGCATCTCCATCAAAATCCTTGGTGCCATCAGATGACAATGTGGCTTTAAACGGAACCGTCCCGCCTTTTTTGTCCGTTGCAATCTGCACTAAAGGTTTGCGGTTACCGCCGTTGTACTCGATCCGGATCAGGCGCGAGTTGTCGCTCTTGCGGAACCAATTGCTGCCATATTCCAGAATGTACAGATCACCCTCCGGACCAAACTTGATATCGATCGGCTGCACAGGATGGTAATTTGGCAAAACGCGCTCCAGTGAGTCATAATCCCCATTTTCCTTCATTGAAATGGCCATGATCCATCCACGCGAGAAGTCGGCGGCGATCCATTTATTTTCATAATAGGCAGGCCACGGACGTTTCGGATTTTTGAAATCGGACAAATGGTAAACCGGGCCACCTGTTGCACTTCTTGAACCTGAGCCGACCAGCGGAAATTTCTCGGAAACGCCGTAAGGATAGTAAATGAATGTCGGTTCAGTAGGGAACAGTTTTTCCAGACCGGTGTTGTTCGGCGAATTATTAATCAGGTTTTTCGGGTCTTTTTTGGCGAGCGGCTTATTGGTGCCGTAGTCAAAAACCGGAAATGCCTGGTCGTCGGCAACGAACCACGGCCAGCCAAAGTTTCCCGGTTTCCGCGCCTGGTTCAGCTCATCGTAACCTCTCGGCCCGATCTCGGAATCCTCGCCGGCATCGGGCCCCACTTCGCCCCAGTAAACAAATCCTGTTTTGCTGTCCACCGAAATGCGCCACGGATTACGATGGCCCATGGAATAGATTTCCGGGCGCGTTTTGGCAGTGCCTTTTGGATAAAGGTTACCCTCGGGAATGGTGTATGAGCCGTCGGCCTCGGGATGAATGCGCAGGATTTTTCCTCTCAGATCATTTGTATTTCCGGCGTGCCCCTGGTCATCCCAGCTCGCGCGGCCTGGTCTTTCGTCAGTTTGTGCCGCCTGCTGATTACCGGTGTTGTTGCCCACCGTCAGGAAGAGGTTTCCGGCTTTGTCCCACGTCATTCCACCGCCCGTATGGCAGCAGACTTCGCGCTGGGTTTCCACTTCGATCACATCTTTTTTAGATGCTTCCACAAGCTGGTCATCTACAAGTTCCCAGCGTGAGAGCACGTGCTTTTTTTCAGTCGGATGTGCGTAGTAGAGGTAAATCCAGTGATTTTTTTCAAAACCAGGATCAAAGGTCAGTCCCATTAAACCTTCTTCCGCTTCACGCACTACGCCCTCGGCACTCGTGTATTTGGTGTTCACAGGGATGGTTGCAATCACATCCGTGGTTTTGGTGGAAGGATTGTATTTTTTTAAAACACCCTTTCTTTCGGCAATGTAAGCAGAGCCGTCTTTCAGCACTTCAAAACCATGGGTTCGTCGAGGTTATCAGCCACAACCACAGGCGTAAACCGACTTTCATCGGGCTTTTGAGAACTGTCCTGCACGGTAAAACCAGCCAGAAATCCGGCGGCCAGCAGGTTTGCGGAGAAGATCAGGGAACGCATGATCTTCGGATTAAAAGTAAACTTAACTGTCATAAGGAGTTGATATGATGATGCGACTTTTTGAAGGAATATAACAATAATAAATTGGGTTAAAAAAAGAAGTGCCGGATGGGCTTATCCGGCACGCTTAAATCGTCTGTCAGCACTGCACGCTTTGGGCGCCATTTTCATTTTTTACAGTTGCGCAGAAAGAAATTAAATCTTAAACTCGGTTCCCTGGTTGACCTTACTGTCCACTGTAATTCTTCCTCCCAGCATTTCTACCTGTGTTTTCGTCATAAACAATCCCATGCCTTTTCCTTCCACATGGTGATGAAAGCGTTTGTACAAGCCAAATAGCTGGTCGCCTTTTTTGAGCAGGTCAATTCCCAATCCATTATCCAGAAATGAAACACTTACCTTGCCCCGATCAAGGTTACTCTTGATCTGAATAACAGGCATCTGGTCCGGCTGACGAAACTTGATGCTGTTAATGATCAGGTTGAAAAAAATACTGTGCAGATAACTTCTTAGCGTAAACAGCTCGGGTGCAGTACTAAAATCGGTCAGAATCGTTACCTGTTCATTTTCAATTGTTTCCCGGATGCTCAGCCTGATTTCGTCTACCAGTTCTTGCAGATTTACAAGCTCTCTTTTTTCACTGACCTCTTTTTTAACCTGTAAGATTGTATTCAGGTCTGTGATGACGTCATCAAGCCGGTTTACATTGACTAATATTCCATTGAGTAGTTCTTCTTTTACCTGATCCGTATAGCCTTCCTGGGTAATAAGTCCGGCCAGTCCGATGATATTTGCTAACGGGGCGCGCAGGTTGTGTGACACGATATAGGAAAACTGTTCAAGGCCTTTATTGGATTTGATAAGCTCATTGGTAAAATCCGTCAGGTTCTGATTAAGCTCATTAAGGCGTGTTTCGGATTCTTTTCGTTTGGTAATATCCCTGAAATAGACCGACAACCCACTCGCCGAGGGATAGGCCGTGACCTCAAACCAGGAGTTGTCCCTTTCATAATACAGTTCAAAATGCTGAATGGTATTCTGCTTCACAGCCCTGTGGTAAGCATGATAAAGCTCAGTATCAATCACATCCGCAAATACATCCCATAAAGACTGTCCTAATATGGCTTCTTTCGGGCAGTTCAGCAGGATCTCGGCTTTCTTGTTCCAATAGGTGACAATCCAGTTCTTGTCCAGTGCATAAAAGCCATCCCCGATACTTTCCAGGATCACATATTTTTCTTCCAGCGCTTTAAGTACCTTTTCATCCGCCTGTTTTTCTTTTGTGATGTCATTTACAAAGCATGCAATGCCTGTTACTGCGTCATTTTCCCGGATGGGGTGGATCGCGTATTTCAAATAACTTCTGGTTCCATCAAAAGAAACTTCGTTTTCAAATTTCAGTACTTCACCATTTAATGCCCTATTGTTAATTTGTCTCCACTGCTGCACAGCACCAGGATCAAACTTGCTTAACGATTCCCGTATGTCATACCCCGGTTGCACATCGATCCCATATCTTTCTTTCATCATGGTTTTATGAGCATGGTTGCATATGATGTATTTGAAATCAGTGTCCAGGGAATAAATAAGTGCGTCGGTATTATTCATGATTGCATTCAGGTTTGCCTCTGACCTTTGAAGCATATCCTGTGCAAGTCTGTGGTCTGTGATATCCCTCATGACCAGACTAAAACCTGTAATCAGATGGTTTTCATAAACCGGGTTGACTGTGATGTTAAACCATTTCTTTTCACCATTACTGTGCTGGTAAGCATGTTCATATTGCCATACATCACCAGCTAATACTTTTGTGATTGCCGCCTCAAATTCCGGTCTTTTCTGTTCGCTGACCGCATCCAGTAAATTGCTTCCAATGGCAATCTCTTTGCCGGTATTGAGCTCGAAAAAATACCGGGATTTACTGTTAAAGTATCGGACGATGGCTTTGTCATCAGTTAAAATAAAACCCTCGGATGTGTTTTCAAAAATCGCCTGCAAGTTGGATTCTGAATTTCGTAATGCCTGCTGGGAGTTCTCTATTTCTGTAACATCATGGATGATGCCGTACAATCTGGCTGGCTGCCCCTGGTTATTGAGCTCTGACTGGGTTTGCACATGCAAGTGCCGGATCTGCCCGTCTTTTCTGATGATGCGGTGAAAGTAATCCGCGGCCTGTGCGGAATAGAGGGCATCTTTATTTGTGTTTATAACGCGTTCCAGGTCCTCAGGATGCACGAACGACAGCCAGGATGCCGAGGATTGAATGGTATCTTTTTCGGACAGCCCGCAAATCCGGCACGTTTCTTCTGACCAGATACTGATATCCGTTGACAAATCCAGTTCCCAACTGCCCAGATGCGCAATAGCCTGGGCCTGGCTCAGGCGGCGCTGCTTGTACTGACGTTGTTCGTCAGCATTTATTTTACCGGTAACATCCTGAATGTTATCTACAATGCCATGGATTTTTAATTGTTGCAGTAACCGCTGTTGTTCTCTTTTAATCTCGTATTTATCCAGGCATCGAAGGATTGCAAAAGCGAGTCGCCCGGCCTGGTGCATGATCATATAATCATCTGCACCCATGAGCAGCAGTTCTTCTGCCATGTCATCAGATATGGCAGAAGAAACGATGATAAAAGGAATATCAATTTGTTTTTGTTTCAGCAGGTTCACTGCCTGTGCGCAATGAATGTCGGGCAATGCATATTCCGAGAGGATAATGTCAGCTGAAAAATCAGTGAGGGCTTCCATGAATTGCTGCCTGTTACCGGCGACTTTTATTTCAGTAGCTAACTTTCCTTTGTCCAAAGCTTGTTTTACTGTAACCGCGCCATCAGTGGAATCTACCAGGTGCACAATTCTTATACTTCTGTCCATCATGTATACATTAAAACAAATAGCTCAGGGCTAGATCTACAAAGATGGTTTAGGCATTTAATAAACCAAATTAGTACTACTACTACCCAAAAATTTAATTTAATATACTGATAGATATAAAAAGTAGAATCATCCTTACGGCGATATAAATTAAATGGACTCAGCAGCTTTTACAATTCATCAAATTGTTCAGTGGGCTAAGACAGGTTTGAATCCCAGATAGCTGTTAAAGTATACTGTTTAAATGTGCGCCACATTTTGAAGGAAAAGCTCTGCGCAGCATGTTCAAATAGGCTCACTTTCAAATGTTTGCTTCTGAACAATACTGGCGAATCCTGCATAATCCGGTTAAAGCAAGTTGTCATTTATAGCCTGATAGACAGTCCTGACTACCGGCTGAAAACCCAGGCTGCGCGCCAGCGAACTGTCGGAATGCAGGTACCATGGATCTGTGAGAGGCTCGGAATTGGATTCCATTGTAACGCCTGCAAGCTTCGACAACTCATAAAGTGAAGTCGGCGCATCGTCAGAAACATTCACGATGCGGCCATCCATTGTTCCTGCCAGCGCCATGTTCACTGCCGTGGCTATGTCGCGGTGGTGAATGGTGCTCATTCGCATAGCGGGATGCCATTTGGCTGCAATTACGTGTTCTGGCAATGTTTCCAGGTGATTGTCCCCTTCCCCGTACACAAACGGAAACCGCAGGATCGACCAGTTCAGTCCA harbors:
- a CDS encoding PAS domain S-box protein, whose translation is MMDRSIRIVHLVDSTDGAVTVKQALDKGKLATEIKVAGNRQQFMEALTDFSADIILSEYALPDIHCAQAVNLLKQKQIDIPFIIVSSAISDDMAEELLLMGADDYMIMHQAGRLAFAILRCLDKYEIKREQQRLLQQLKIHGIVDNIQDVTGKINADEQRQYKQRRLSQAQAIAHLGSWELDLSTDISIWSEETCRICGLSEKDTIQSSASWLSFVHPEDLERVINTNKDALYSAQAADYFHRIIRKDGQIRHLHVQTQSELNNQGQPARLYGIIHDVTEIENSQQALRNSESNLQAIFENTSEGFILTDDKAIVRYFNSKSRYFFELNTGKEIAIGSNLLDAVSEQKRPEFEAAITKVLAGDVWQYEHAYQHSNGEKKWFNITVNPVYENHLITGFSLVMRDITDHRLAQDMLQRSEANLNAIMNNTDALIYSLDTDFKYIICNHAHKTMMKERYGIDVQPGYDIRESLSKFDPGAVQQWRQINNRALNGEVLKFENEVSFDGTRSYLKYAIHPIRENDAVTGIACFVNDITKEKQADEKVLKALEEKYVILESIGDGFYALDKNWIVTYWNKKAEILLNCPKEAILGQSLWDVFADVIDTELYHAYHRAVKQNTIQHFELYYERDNSWFEVTAYPSASGLSVYFRDITKRKESETRLNELNQNLTDFTNELIKSNKGLEQFSYIVSHNLRAPLANIIGLAGLITQEGYTDQVKEELLNGILVNVNRLDDVITDLNTILQVKKEVSEKRELVNLQELVDEIRLSIRETIENEQVTILTDFSTAPELFTLRSYLHSIFFNLIINSIKFRQPDQMPVIQIKSNLDRGKVSVSFLDNGLGIDLLKKGDQLFGLYKRFHHHVEGKGMGLFMTKTQVEMLGGRITVDSKVNQGTEFKI
- a CDS encoding PQQ-dependent sugar dehydrogenase; amino-acid sequence: MLKDGSAYIAERKGVLKKYNPSTKTTDVIATIPVNTKYTSAEGVVREAEEGLMGLTFDPGFEKNHWIYLYYAHPTEKKHVLSRWELVDDQLVEASKKDVIEVETQREVCCHTGGGMTWDKAGNLFLTVGNNTGNQQAAQTDERPGRASWDDQGHAGNTNDLRGKILRIHPEADGSYTIPEGNLYPKGTAKTRPEIYSMGHRNPWRISVDSKTGFVYWGEVGPDAGEDSEIGPRGYDELNQARKPGNFGWPWFVADDQAFPVFDYGTNKPLAKKDPKNLINNSPNNTGLEKLFPTEPTFIYYPYGVSEKFPLVGSGSRSATGGPVYHLSDFKNPKRPWPAYYENKWIAADFSRGWIMAISMKENGDYDSLERVLPNYHPVQPIDIKFGPEGDLYILEYGSNWFRKSDNSRLIRIEYNGGNRKPLVQIATDKKGGTVPFKATLSSDGTKDFDGDALKYSWKITSPGTAAQTFTTANPVVNFNKTGVYTATLTVTDTKGASNMESLKIIAGNEPPKVAVNLAGNQTFFFAGKPIQYDIAVADKEDGSLADGKIKPEQVAVSIDYTSQGFDYAEVVQSQRSVDASTQFAVARLLMDKSDCKVCHQPNSKSVGPAFADISGKYKGQAGALDQLVQKVLKGGSGVWGEVAMPAHPSLPIADVDVMVKYILNSTDKTLSSLPVKGEFTPTIPKGDNGNGSVLIRAAFTDRAVSGAKTIPAQTSEEMVILRSPEMNAAEAPIVKGAELKALGVAGLGFSVVPFANSYLGFNDIDLAGISVIELNASAQKREGSVGGKIEIHLDSPTGPIVGTQEVEIAPQVDIAKVMAEMESEKKNAKPGQVIKQRNPFERPPVKFTLKPTEGKHDLYFVFKNDNAKAIQPLMSFSKIKFFQ